The Salinispora tropica CNB-440 genome has a window encoding:
- a CDS encoding ArsR/SmtB family transcription factor, which produces MRIEVTSADVAVSRYAISPLGEAMSALRLCAGQNTVTGLTPWVTRTRPTFEQLRRTVPAVDALLALQRRGAYNADFIQPPPDGTAREFADELALVRATPLARARAELARNLAGHRTPPAGARRIYDSPEVVDRLADGIEAAWATLVEPEWPRLRAVLERDLLYRAGRLLAYGWGAAVADLDPRLRWIPGPAVGFLDIADRDPRTYSLTGRGMLFVPTVFGALMSYVEQPGPYAIVYRAAGVAELLGSPDPARPVDALDRLVGRARATVLRALAAPATPSQLVAQLGLSLGGVGDHLAVLREAGLVTRARAGRTVRYRRTSLGDALAENG; this is translated from the coding sequence ATGCGAATCGAGGTGACCTCGGCGGACGTGGCGGTGAGCCGATACGCCATCTCGCCGCTCGGGGAGGCGATGTCGGCGCTGCGGCTCTGCGCCGGGCAGAACACGGTCACCGGGCTGACCCCGTGGGTGACGCGGACCCGTCCCACGTTCGAGCAGCTGCGGCGAACCGTGCCGGCGGTCGACGCGCTGCTGGCGTTACAGCGTCGAGGCGCGTACAACGCGGACTTCATCCAACCGCCACCGGACGGCACGGCGCGGGAGTTCGCCGACGAACTCGCCCTGGTCCGGGCTACTCCGCTGGCGCGGGCCCGCGCCGAATTGGCCCGCAACCTCGCCGGCCACCGAACCCCACCGGCGGGCGCCCGTCGCATCTACGACTCGCCGGAGGTGGTGGACCGGCTCGCCGACGGGATCGAAGCGGCCTGGGCCACGCTGGTCGAGCCGGAGTGGCCGCGGCTGCGCGCCGTCCTGGAGCGGGACCTGCTGTACCGGGCCGGGCGGCTGCTCGCGTACGGCTGGGGCGCGGCGGTCGCGGACCTGGACCCACGGCTGCGCTGGATTCCGGGCCCGGCGGTCGGCTTTCTCGACATCGCCGACCGGGACCCGCGGACGTACTCGCTGACCGGGCGCGGAATGCTCTTCGTCCCCACCGTCTTCGGCGCCCTGATGAGCTACGTCGAGCAGCCCGGGCCGTACGCGATCGTCTACCGGGCCGCCGGGGTCGCCGAACTACTCGGGTCCCCCGACCCGGCCCGGCCGGTGGACGCGCTGGACCGGCTGGTCGGTCGGGCCCGCGCGACGGTGCTGCGCGCCCTGGCGGCCCCCGCGACGCCCAGTCAGCTCGTCGCGCAACTCGGTCTGAGTCTGGGCGGCGTCGGCGACCACCTGGCGGTGCTGCGCGAGGCCGGCCTGGTGACCCGCGCTCGCGCCGGCCGGACGGTCCGCTACCGCCGCACCTCGCTGGGGGACGCGCTCGCCGAGAACGGCTGA
- a CDS encoding PQQ-binding-like beta-propeller repeat protein: MVVPTGRRLFVVAAVVVVVLMAVAATVYRVLAPAEVSTPAAGAYPTAAAPAPGLVARLPVAPLVVDGRIRVYAGQRQVYADEPVEFEHRSTPYWSYRRWPAELVGVVASGHTVVTHWSDGQVVALDGRTGEVAWRADGPVPEHDTAARRTGAETVWNPKGLFVASAADMSVVLTVGRGAMAGWNLADGQRLWQSDVRAGCQQAVGTSTAGGLVSVDSCGSEATVDFRDVATGSVTRWSPPGGRGTLVVTPLGCHSGRSGCAGLRTATGPGDDAARGWLFGPGEPVAAPVLDAPDTRLAGDIAVGVRDGALVAREARTGSERWRHEDLGGARVLAVEPDRVHLVTERNELITFDSVSGDQRSRFTLTLGSDSTSWAPGTAYAVGGYLAVECLRLPVDSEAEDQRYFLTSRPVLLAAT, from the coding sequence ATGGTTGTCCCGACGGGCCGTCGGCTGTTCGTGGTGGCGGCGGTGGTCGTGGTGGTGCTGATGGCGGTGGCGGCCACGGTGTACCGGGTGCTCGCCCCGGCCGAGGTCAGCACCCCAGCGGCCGGCGCATACCCCACCGCTGCGGCTCCGGCCCCCGGCCTCGTCGCGCGGCTGCCGGTGGCGCCGCTGGTGGTGGACGGCCGGATCCGGGTGTACGCGGGCCAGCGTCAGGTCTATGCCGACGAGCCGGTCGAGTTCGAGCATCGAAGCACCCCGTACTGGTCGTACCGCCGCTGGCCCGCCGAGCTGGTCGGTGTTGTGGCGAGCGGCCACACCGTGGTGACCCACTGGTCGGACGGCCAGGTGGTGGCCCTGGACGGGCGTACCGGCGAGGTCGCGTGGCGGGCTGACGGGCCGGTGCCGGAGCACGACACGGCGGCCCGGCGAACCGGCGCGGAAACCGTGTGGAACCCGAAGGGGCTCTTCGTCGCCTCGGCTGCCGACATGTCGGTGGTGCTCACCGTCGGCCGGGGTGCGATGGCCGGCTGGAATCTGGCCGACGGGCAGCGACTCTGGCAGTCCGACGTCCGGGCGGGGTGCCAGCAGGCGGTCGGCACCAGTACGGCGGGTGGTCTGGTGAGCGTCGACTCATGCGGCTCTGAGGCAACAGTCGACTTCCGGGACGTGGCCACCGGCTCCGTTACGCGCTGGAGCCCGCCCGGCGGCCGGGGGACGTTGGTCGTCACCCCGCTTGGCTGCCACTCGGGTCGATCTGGTTGCGCCGGCCTCCGTACGGCGACCGGCCCGGGTGACGACGCGGCTCGGGGGTGGCTGTTCGGCCCTGGAGAGCCAGTGGCGGCACCGGTGCTGGACGCGCCCGACACCCGGCTCGCCGGTGACATCGCCGTCGGCGTACGGGACGGCGCCCTCGTGGCCCGCGAGGCGCGGACCGGGAGCGAGCGGTGGCGGCACGAGGATCTGGGTGGGGCTCGGGTACTCGCAGTGGAGCCGGACCGGGTGCATCTGGTAACTGAGCGCAACGAACTGATCACATTCGATTCCGTCAGTGGGGATCAGCGATCCCGGTTCACGCTTACCCTCGGCTCCGACAGCACGTCGTGGGCCCCAGGCACGGCGTACGCGGTCGGTGGCTACCTGGCGGTGGAGTGCCTCCGCCTCCCGGTCGACTCGGAGGCGGAGGACCAGCGCTACTTCCTCACCTCGCGACCGGTCCTGCTTGCCGCGACCTGA
- a CDS encoding DUF397 domain-containing protein: MNDLPGAVWRSSSRSNDQGLCVEVADNLVPALGVVAVRDSKDRSGPALAVGGTEWARFIRAVRAGELGS, encoded by the coding sequence ATGAACGATCTTCCAGGTGCGGTTTGGCGATCCAGCAGCCGCTCCAACGACCAGGGGCTCTGTGTGGAGGTAGCCGACAACCTGGTCCCGGCGCTCGGCGTGGTGGCCGTACGTGACTCGAAGGACAGATCCGGTCCAGCCCTCGCGGTGGGTGGTACGGAATGGGCGAGGTTCATCCGGGCTGTCCGGGCTGGAGAGCTCGGTAGCTGA
- a CDS encoding RDD family protein yields the protein MSVAPGWYLDPADPDTRRYWDGEGWLGAPIPAEATPPAGPPPPEPEPEPEPATRADEPGPSAGQPSAGQPSAAAGHHAASGSGTPPPGYGPPPGGPHPGPAGGPPPGAPYPTWPGQQPEPRPHGLPLAGLGARLVARLIDIAVVLALNVVVNFWFVWQYIQQMSPPIAEAWRRIIDQDTTTEPLPAAGDQAGGLQIAILLIATALWMAYEVPSMASRGQTFGKRVMGLQVLPVSAAAPLGFGRALRRWNTLGLPTLLWFCCVGFLLQLIDSLSPLFDRPLRQALHDKRAQTVVVQLPRTPVPKDRPAPPGDTP from the coding sequence GTGAGCGTCGCACCTGGCTGGTATCTGGACCCGGCCGACCCGGACACCCGGCGGTACTGGGACGGCGAGGGTTGGCTCGGCGCGCCCATCCCGGCCGAGGCCACACCCCCGGCGGGCCCGCCGCCGCCCGAGCCCGAGCCCGAGCCCGAGCCGGCTACCCGTGCCGACGAGCCCGGCCCGTCCGCCGGCCAGCCGTCCGCCGGCCAGCCGTCCGCCGCTGCGGGGCACCACGCCGCGTCCGGGTCCGGCACCCCGCCGCCGGGGTACGGGCCCCCACCGGGCGGCCCGCATCCGGGGCCTGCCGGTGGGCCACCACCCGGCGCGCCGTACCCGACCTGGCCGGGCCAGCAGCCCGAGCCCCGTCCGCACGGGCTGCCGCTGGCCGGGTTGGGAGCCCGACTGGTAGCTCGCCTCATCGACATCGCCGTCGTCCTCGCGCTGAACGTGGTGGTGAACTTCTGGTTCGTGTGGCAGTACATCCAGCAGATGTCCCCACCCATCGCCGAGGCCTGGCGCCGGATCATCGACCAGGACACCACCACCGAGCCCCTACCGGCGGCGGGTGACCAGGCCGGCGGCCTCCAGATCGCGATTCTGTTGATCGCCACGGCGCTCTGGATGGCCTACGAGGTGCCGTCGATGGCCAGCCGCGGGCAGACCTTCGGCAAACGGGTGATGGGCCTCCAGGTGCTACCGGTGAGCGCCGCCGCCCCGCTGGGCTTCGGGCGGGCGCTGCGCCGCTGGAACACGCTCGGCCTACCCACCCTGCTCTGGTTCTGCTGCGTCGGCTTCCTGTTGCAGCTCATCGACTCACTCTCACCGCTGTTCGACCGTCCGCTCCGGCAGGCCCTGCACGACAAGCGGGCGCAGACCGTGGTGGTTCAGCTACCCCGCACCCCTGTCCCGAAAGACCGCCCCGCACCCCCGGGAGACACCCCATGA
- a CDS encoding homogentisate 1,2-dioxygenase — MPFYRRVGEVPRKRHTQFRQPDGHLYAEELMGQEGFSADSSLLYHRYAPTAIVAAEVFSPPTVTGTPNLPLKPRHLRTHQLDAAGADPVLGRRYLLGNDDVRIAYVLADQPSPLFRDATGDHCLYVESGALRVESPFGPLDAVAGDYVIIPTSTIHRLVPTGTEPVRLLAIEAAGHVGPPKRYLSVRGQFLEHSPYCERDVRGPDTPLLVDGEDVDVLVRHRRGWTRHVYANHPFDVVGWDGHLYPWAFSIHDFEPITGRIHQPPPVHQTFQGPNFVICSFVPRKVDYHPDAIPVPYNHHNVDSDEVLFYTGGNYEARRGSGIGQGSISLHPSGFTHGPQPGAAERSIGVDYFDELAVMVDTFRPLELCDAAAACEDDAYAWTWARRG; from the coding sequence ATGCCGTTCTACCGCCGCGTCGGCGAGGTGCCGCGCAAGCGCCACACCCAGTTCCGTCAACCCGACGGCCACCTCTACGCCGAGGAGTTGATGGGCCAGGAAGGCTTCTCCGCCGACTCCTCGCTGCTCTACCACCGGTACGCACCGACCGCGATCGTGGCTGCCGAGGTGTTCAGCCCACCGACGGTCACGGGCACGCCGAACCTTCCACTCAAGCCCCGCCACCTGCGCACCCACCAACTCGACGCGGCCGGTGCCGACCCGGTGCTCGGCCGGCGCTACCTGCTCGGCAACGACGACGTCCGGATCGCGTACGTGCTAGCCGACCAGCCATCCCCGCTGTTCCGCGACGCCACCGGCGACCACTGCCTCTATGTCGAGTCCGGCGCCCTGCGGGTCGAGTCCCCCTTCGGCCCACTCGACGCCGTCGCCGGCGACTACGTGATCATCCCGACCTCGACCATCCACCGGCTCGTTCCCACCGGCACCGAACCCGTCCGACTGTTGGCGATCGAGGCGGCCGGACATGTCGGCCCGCCCAAGCGTTACCTGTCGGTGCGCGGCCAATTCCTGGAACACTCGCCGTACTGCGAGCGGGACGTCCGCGGACCGGACACACCGCTGCTCGTTGACGGCGAGGACGTCGACGTCCTGGTCCGGCACCGACGCGGCTGGACCCGGCACGTCTACGCCAATCACCCGTTCGACGTGGTCGGCTGGGACGGACACCTCTACCCCTGGGCATTCTCCATCCACGACTTCGAGCCGATCACCGGCCGGATCCACCAGCCCCCGCCGGTGCACCAGACGTTCCAGGGCCCGAACTTCGTGATCTGCTCGTTCGTCCCCCGCAAGGTTGACTACCACCCCGACGCCATCCCGGTGCCGTACAACCACCACAACGTCGACTCCGACGAGGTGCTCTTCTACACCGGGGGCAACTACGAGGCGCGGCGCGGCTCCGGCATCGGGCAGGGTTCGATCTCGCTACACCCCTCAGGCTTCACCCACGGACCGCAGCCCGGTGCCGCCGAGCGGTCGATCGGCGTCGACTACTTCGACGAACTCGCCGTCATGGTCGACACCTTCCGCCCGCTGGAACTCTGCGACGCGGCCGCGGCCTGCGAAGACGACGCGTACGCCTGGACCTGGGCGCGGCGCGGGTAG
- a CDS encoding Lrp/AsnC family transcriptional regulator — protein sequence MNTGHAVQLDGLDVGLIELFAEEPRIGVLECSRRLGVARGTVQARLDKLVARGVIDGFGPAVSPAAVGFGVTSFVTLEISQRHGRDPVVAHLAAIPEVLEAHTITGSGDLLCRIVARSNADLQRVIDQIVSHESIRRASTIIALAEQIPHRVLPLLRSALRGTAPTAAEATGCTQPFSASASPSEVRR from the coding sequence ATGAACACTGGTCATGCTGTCCAGCTGGACGGCCTCGACGTTGGCCTGATCGAGCTCTTCGCCGAGGAGCCGCGGATCGGAGTGCTGGAGTGCTCCCGTCGCCTCGGGGTGGCCCGGGGCACCGTGCAGGCGCGGCTGGACAAGCTGGTCGCGCGAGGGGTGATCGACGGGTTCGGCCCCGCGGTGTCCCCGGCCGCTGTCGGTTTCGGGGTGACCAGCTTCGTCACTCTGGAGATCAGCCAACGACACGGGCGCGATCCGGTCGTCGCCCACCTGGCGGCGATCCCGGAGGTGCTCGAGGCGCACACCATCACCGGCTCCGGTGACCTGCTCTGCCGGATCGTGGCCCGTTCCAACGCCGACCTGCAACGGGTGATCGACCAGATCGTGTCGCACGAGAGCATCCGCCGCGCCTCCACAATCATCGCCCTGGCCGAGCAGATCCCACACCGGGTTCTTCCCCTGCTCCGCTCCGCGCTGCGGGGAACGGCACCGACGGCTGCGGAGGCCACCGGGTGCACTCAGCCGTTCTCGGCGAGCGCGTCCCCCAGCGAGGTGCGGCGGTAG
- the hisC gene encoding histidinol-phosphate transaminase → MTDNGRRRSAPRLTRADLDVLPSYVPGRSPADLARELGLPEAIKLASNEVPYGPLPGVVAAVTEAATSAHRYPDMGVVALREALAEQYAVDAERIATGCGSVALADHLVRATCMPGDELLYSWRSFEAYPIIAATNGATSVRVSNDGGHGHDLTAMAAAMTDRTRMVLVCNPNNPTGTAVHRAELERFLDVVPDDVLVVIDEAYREFVTDPEVPDGLSYRDRPNVAVLRTLSKAWGLAGLRIGFLVAQPEVAAAIRKVVTPFSASVAAQAGALAALTQADEVRRRCALVVAERGRVTEAIRKLVPDVPTSQANFVWLPLGDQAVEFGRACESRGVIVRPFPGDGVRVTIGTPAENDAFLAAAEAALG, encoded by the coding sequence ATGACCGACAACGGACGACGCCGGTCGGCGCCCCGGCTCACCCGCGCCGACCTGGACGTACTGCCCAGCTACGTACCGGGGCGCAGCCCGGCCGACCTGGCCCGCGAACTGGGCCTGCCCGAGGCGATCAAACTGGCCAGCAACGAGGTGCCGTACGGACCACTGCCCGGTGTGGTGGCGGCGGTCACCGAGGCCGCCACGAGTGCCCACCGATACCCGGACATGGGTGTGGTGGCGCTGCGCGAGGCCCTCGCCGAGCAGTACGCGGTGGACGCCGAGCGGATCGCCACCGGCTGTGGTTCGGTGGCGCTCGCCGATCACCTGGTCCGGGCCACCTGCATGCCCGGTGACGAGTTGCTCTACTCCTGGCGCTCGTTCGAGGCGTACCCGATCATCGCGGCGACCAACGGCGCGACCAGCGTACGGGTCAGCAACGACGGCGGGCACGGGCACGACCTGACCGCGATGGCCGCCGCTATGACCGACCGCACCCGGATGGTCCTGGTATGTAACCCGAACAACCCCACCGGCACCGCGGTACACCGAGCCGAGCTGGAGCGCTTCCTCGACGTGGTCCCGGACGACGTACTGGTGGTCATCGACGAGGCCTACCGGGAGTTCGTCACCGACCCGGAGGTGCCGGACGGCCTCAGCTATCGGGACCGACCGAACGTGGCGGTGCTACGGACCCTGTCGAAGGCCTGGGGCCTGGCCGGGCTGCGGATCGGCTTCCTGGTCGCCCAGCCGGAGGTGGCTGCCGCCATCCGCAAGGTGGTCACGCCCTTCTCCGCCAGCGTGGCCGCGCAGGCCGGCGCGCTGGCGGCCCTCACCCAGGCCGACGAGGTGCGGCGGCGCTGCGCTCTGGTCGTGGCCGAGCGGGGCCGGGTCACCGAGGCGATACGCAAGCTGGTCCCGGACGTACCGACCAGCCAGGCCAACTTCGTCTGGCTACCCCTGGGCGACCAGGCGGTGGAGTTCGGTCGGGCGTGCGAGTCGCGCGGCGTGATCGTACGGCCCTTCCCCGGCGACGGAGTCCGGGTCACCATCGGGACCCCGGCCGAGAACGACGCCTTCCTCGCCGCGGCGGAGGCCGCGCTCGGCTGA
- the hppD gene encoding 4-hydroxyphenylpyruvate dioxygenase, which translates to MTQAIDRPQTSDEVDADLLVGAVDHDISHDPFPVKGLDHVQFLVGNAKQAAHYYSTAFGMTCVAYRGPEQGYRDHAQYVLTSGSARFVLTGAVRPDAAGAEQVARHSDGVCDIALEVPDVDAAHAHAIAQGAISLAEPYEVSDEHGTVRLAAIATYGDTRHTLVDRSRYHGPFLPGYVARRPIVDRQPMIDAGVQPKRFFQAIDHVVGNVELGRMDEWVEFYQRVMGFTNMAEFVGDDIATDYSALMSKVVANGTRKVKFPLNEPAVARKKSQIDEYLDFYQGPGAQHIAVATNDILASVDAMRAAGVDFLDTPDSYYDDPELRARIGEVRVPIEELKARRILVDRDEDGYLLQIFTNPVQDRPTVFFELIERHGSLGFGKGNFKALFEAIEREQDKRGNL; encoded by the coding sequence ATGACCCAGGCGATCGACCGACCCCAGACGAGTGACGAGGTCGACGCCGACCTGCTGGTCGGCGCCGTTGACCACGACATCAGCCACGACCCGTTCCCGGTCAAGGGTCTCGACCACGTGCAGTTCCTGGTCGGCAACGCCAAGCAGGCCGCGCACTACTACTCCACCGCCTTCGGCATGACCTGCGTGGCCTACCGGGGGCCGGAGCAAGGCTACCGGGATCACGCTCAGTACGTGCTGACCAGTGGTTCGGCCCGCTTCGTCCTCACCGGCGCGGTCCGCCCGGACGCGGCCGGTGCCGAGCAGGTCGCCCGGCACAGCGACGGGGTCTGCGACATCGCGCTGGAGGTCCCCGACGTTGACGCGGCGCACGCGCACGCCATCGCCCAGGGCGCGATCAGCCTTGCTGAGCCGTACGAGGTCAGCGACGAACACGGCACGGTCCGGCTCGCCGCCATCGCCACGTATGGTGACACCCGCCACACCCTGGTGGACCGCTCCCGCTACCACGGCCCGTTCCTACCCGGCTACGTCGCCCGCCGACCGATCGTCGACCGCCAGCCAATGATCGACGCTGGCGTCCAGCCGAAGCGCTTCTTCCAGGCGATCGACCACGTCGTCGGCAACGTCGAGCTGGGTCGCATGGACGAGTGGGTCGAGTTCTACCAGCGGGTGATGGGCTTCACCAACATGGCGGAGTTCGTCGGCGACGACATCGCCACCGACTACTCGGCGCTGATGAGCAAGGTCGTCGCCAACGGCACCCGGAAGGTGAAGTTTCCGCTCAACGAGCCGGCGGTCGCCCGGAAGAAGTCGCAGATCGACGAATACCTGGACTTCTACCAGGGCCCCGGGGCCCAGCACATCGCGGTGGCCACCAACGACATCCTGGCCAGCGTGGACGCGATGCGCGCGGCAGGCGTGGACTTCCTGGACACCCCCGACTCGTACTACGACGACCCGGAGCTGCGGGCCCGGATCGGCGAGGTCCGGGTTCCGATCGAGGAGCTGAAGGCCCGCCGGATCCTGGTCGACCGGGACGAGGACGGCTACCTGCTCCAGATCTTCACCAACCCGGTGCAGGACCGCCCGACCGTCTTCTTCGAGCTGATCGAGCGACACGGCTCGCTCGGCTTCGGCAAAGGCAACTTCAAGGCGCTCTTCGAGGCCATCGAGCGGGAGCAGGACAAGCGCGGCAACCTGTGA
- the fahA gene encoding fumarylacetoacetase, whose translation MTWVTGLEGSPYGLHNLPYGVFRTADREPRVGVRVGTHVLDLGGAEQAGLVFAAGTLSRPRLNDFMALGRPQWTAVRQRIVELLTDSTHRAAVEPLLLALANVELLLPFDVADYVDFYSSEQHASNVGQIFRPGQPPLLPNWKHLPIGYHGRAGTVVVSGTPIVRPCGQRATPQGPVTGPSVRLDIEAEVGFVVGVPSPLGSRVPVGDFADHVFGVVLVNDWSARDIQAWEYQPLGPFLGKSFATSVAAWVTPLEALGAAFVPAPEQDPPVADYLRDEPHLGLDLRLSVEWNGERVSEPPFATMYWTPAQQLAHLTVNGAALRTGDLYASGTVSGAERGQVGSFLELTWGGAEPVRIGGSERTFLADGDTITITGTAPGPNGTTVGLGEVTGTVIAPR comes from the coding sequence ATGACCTGGGTAACCGGCCTGGAGGGCTCGCCGTACGGGCTGCACAACCTGCCGTACGGGGTGTTCCGTACCGCCGACCGCGAGCCGCGGGTGGGCGTACGCGTCGGCACCCACGTACTGGACCTCGGTGGCGCCGAGCAGGCCGGCCTGGTGTTTGCCGCCGGCACACTGAGTCGCCCTCGGCTGAACGACTTCATGGCGCTCGGACGTCCGCAGTGGACGGCGGTACGGCAGCGGATCGTCGAGCTGCTCACCGACAGCACCCACCGGGCGGCCGTCGAGCCGCTGCTCCTGGCACTGGCGAACGTGGAGCTCCTGCTCCCCTTCGACGTGGCGGACTACGTCGACTTCTACTCCTCCGAGCAGCATGCCAGCAACGTCGGTCAGATCTTCCGGCCGGGCCAGCCGCCGCTGCTGCCCAACTGGAAGCACCTGCCGATCGGCTACCACGGCCGGGCCGGCACCGTCGTGGTCTCCGGCACCCCGATCGTCCGACCGTGCGGCCAGCGGGCGACCCCGCAGGGCCCGGTCACCGGCCCCTCGGTCCGCCTCGACATCGAGGCGGAGGTCGGCTTTGTGGTGGGTGTACCCAGTCCGTTGGGCAGCCGCGTGCCGGTCGGTGACTTCGCCGACCACGTGTTCGGCGTGGTGCTGGTCAACGACTGGTCCGCCCGGGACATCCAGGCCTGGGAGTACCAGCCCCTCGGACCGTTCCTCGGCAAGTCCTTTGCCACCTCGGTCGCGGCCTGGGTGACGCCGCTGGAGGCGCTTGGCGCGGCGTTCGTGCCGGCGCCGGAGCAGGATCCGCCGGTCGCTGACTACCTGCGCGACGAGCCCCACCTCGGGCTGGATCTGCGTCTGTCGGTGGAGTGGAACGGCGAGCGGGTGAGCGAGCCGCCGTTCGCCACGATGTACTGGACCCCGGCGCAACAGCTGGCCCACCTGACCGTCAACGGAGCGGCCCTGCGCACCGGCGACCTCTACGCCTCCGGCACCGTCTCCGGCGCCGAGCGCGGTCAGGTCGGCTCGTTCCTCGAGCTGACCTGGGGCGGCGCGGAGCCGGTCCGGATCGGTGGCAGCGAACGCACTTTCCTGGCCGACGGCGACACCATCACCATCACCGGCACCGCGCCTGGCCCGAACGGCACGACCGTCGGCCTCGGCGAGGTCACCGGCACCGTCATCGCCCCCCGCTGA
- a CDS encoding SRPBCC family protein, translating into MSRVTVTRSIQAQSNDVWCLLTDLTVRTHTTLDRMVLTDGEFGPGTAWREVRSQPDGSALTEEFVVVEAEPPHRLVLASPGTGVDYRVTWTLRPPRRRGERDTVVTVTQEAIPSGARSRIVAFLLGGLAARAVAGALCRDLAELAARADTAARADTAAWR; encoded by the coding sequence ATGTCGCGGGTGACGGTCACGCGGTCTATCCAGGCGCAGTCGAACGACGTGTGGTGCCTGCTCACCGACCTGACCGTGCGCACCCACACCACCCTGGACCGCATGGTCCTGACCGATGGCGAGTTCGGCCCCGGCACCGCCTGGCGGGAGGTCCGCTCCCAGCCGGACGGGTCGGCGCTGACCGAGGAGTTCGTCGTGGTCGAGGCCGAGCCGCCACATCGGCTGGTGCTCGCCTCGCCCGGCACGGGGGTGGACTATCGGGTGACCTGGACGCTGCGCCCGCCCCGGCGCCGAGGCGAGCGCGACACGGTGGTCACGGTCACTCAGGAAGCGATCCCCTCCGGCGCCCGCAGTCGGATCGTCGCGTTCCTCCTCGGTGGCCTGGCCGCTCGGGCGGTCGCCGGGGCGCTGTGCCGCGATCTCGCTGAGCTCGCCGCCCGCGCCGACACCGCCGCCCGCGCCGACACGGCGGCCTGGCGGTGA
- a CDS encoding tetratricopeptide repeat protein, whose amino-acid sequence MSSEPASDRSAVDGYLQRAQLLAELGRYDEAVTELGFAHALDADNAAVLMALSRVQLAAGRPAEALTAANGALAVAGDSVPALVARGMALADLTEHGEAARTADRILTLGPDDAYAQRSGAAILAGSRNGQPALNAAWRGVELAPQEPAGHLVLGLVAANLQLYDLAERAYTEALRLDPQLAEARHDIGVLRLEQRRWSEALEHLAEAAAISPGRINSVRTISAGLRQLVVFGAGWSMVSAVVIACFAVGSPGLSRAVAAAAALGGALMVWRHAAKLPGVARAILPELLRSDRPLALAGYATVAAPVLLLLYALVGTVWPLVLAIVVAAFAVVTALARPVR is encoded by the coding sequence ATGTCCAGCGAACCCGCCTCTGACCGTTCCGCCGTCGACGGTTACCTCCAGCGAGCCCAGCTCCTCGCCGAGCTCGGCCGCTACGACGAGGCCGTCACGGAGCTGGGGTTCGCCCACGCGCTCGATGCCGACAACGCGGCGGTGCTGATGGCGCTCTCCCGGGTGCAGCTCGCGGCGGGGCGGCCCGCGGAGGCGCTCACCGCCGCCAACGGTGCGCTGGCTGTCGCTGGGGACTCGGTCCCCGCCCTGGTCGCTCGCGGGATGGCCCTGGCCGACCTGACCGAGCACGGGGAGGCGGCCCGGACCGCGGACCGAATTCTCACCCTGGGGCCGGACGACGCGTACGCCCAGCGCAGCGGCGCGGCGATTCTGGCCGGTTCCCGCAATGGTCAGCCCGCGCTGAACGCGGCGTGGCGAGGGGTGGAGCTGGCCCCACAGGAGCCGGCGGGGCACCTGGTGCTCGGGCTGGTCGCGGCGAACCTACAGCTGTACGACCTGGCCGAGCGGGCGTACACCGAAGCGCTGCGGCTCGACCCGCAGCTCGCCGAGGCGCGGCACGACATCGGGGTGCTCCGGCTGGAACAGCGCCGGTGGAGCGAGGCGCTGGAGCACCTCGCCGAGGCGGCGGCGATCAGCCCCGGTCGGATCAACTCGGTTCGGACGATCTCTGCTGGCCTTCGTCAGCTCGTCGTGTTTGGCGCCGGTTGGTCGATGGTCTCCGCGGTGGTGATCGCGTGCTTCGCGGTGGGCAGCCCGGGGCTTTCTCGGGCCGTTGCGGCGGCGGCCGCCCTCGGCGGCGCGTTGATGGTGTGGCGACACGCGGCGAAGCTGCCCGGGGTGGCCCGCGCCATCCTGCCGGAGCTGCTGCGCTCCGACCGGCCCCTGGCGCTGGCCGGGTACGCGACCGTCGCGGCCCCGGTGCTGCTACTGCTCTATGCCCTCGTCGGCACGGTGTGGCCGTTGGTCCTGGCGATCGTGGTGGCAGCCTTCGCCGTCGTTACCGCGCTCGCCCGCCCGGTGCGCTGA